From a single Thermothielavioides terrestris NRRL 8126 chromosome 1, complete sequence genomic region:
- a CDS encoding small nucleolar ribonucleoprotein SNU13 — protein sequence MSAQNESAAWPKAEDPALVQELLDCVQQASHLRQLKKGANEATKSINRGTSELVILAADTQPLSIVLHIPLISEEKNVPYVYVPSKVALGRACGVSRPVIAVSLTSNESSSLQPKIRALRDKVERLAM from the exons ATGTCCGCGCAGAACGAGTCCGCCGCTTGGCCCAAGGCCGAAGACCCCGCGCTGGTGCAGGAGCTGCTGGACTGTGTGCAGCAGGCCAGCCACCTGCGCCAGCTCAAGAAGGGCGCT AACGAGGCGACCAAGTC GATCAACCGCGGCACCAGCGAGCTGgtcatcctcgccgccgatACGCAGCCATTGAGCATCGTGCTCCACATCCCCCTCATCAGCGAAGAGAAGAACGTGCCCTACGTG TACGTCCCGAGCAAGGTGGCCCTGGGCCGCGCCTGTGGCGTCTCTAGGCCCGTCATCGCCGTTTCGCTCACGTCGAACGAGTCCTCGTCCCTCCAGCCCAAGATTcgggcgctgcgcgacaAGGTGGAGCGCCTCGCCATGTAA